The genomic DNA TCCCCGGCAGAAACTGGAGCCGGAATTGGGCGAGGCTTTTGCGCAACTGTATATTCCGACATTCGGTTCTGACTACCACTTCGCCATCATTGAGGGCACAGATGAGGACGATCTGCTGCGCGGCCCAGGCCGCTACGTGGATTCTCAGATGCCGGGGGAAATGGGAAACTTCGCGGTGGCAGGGCACCGTGTGGGCAAGGGGGCACCCTTTAATGACTTAGGTAAGTTGAAGACGTGCGATGACCTCGTGGTGGAGACGCAAACGGAGCGCATTACCTATCGGGTGCTGCCCATCGATGGTGAGCAGGCCGGTTGTTTCAACGGCATTCCACCGGAGTATTCCCACGTAGCGGGCCGGCATATTACGACGCCTGGCGACGTCTCGGTGACCAACCCGGTACCAGAATCGGACGCTGAGCCGAGCCGCGAAATCTTGACGCTAACCACGTGCCACCCACAGTTTTCAAACGCGGAGCGAATGATCGTGCACGCTATGGAAGTAGAAAAAGAGGAGAAATAATGTATCGCGCTTTGTGGAATCTCTTGCCGGGCCCAACCTTTGTAAAAGTGATCCTCGCCATCGTCATCGGGGTAGGAGTGTTCTTCCTGTTGATGGAAGTGGTCTTCCCATGGCTGTCGCCGATGATGCCGTATAACGACGTTGCGGTTTAAAGGCCCAAGTTCGCAATCGCTTCTTGGGCGATTTGCTCTGATTTAACGGTTTGCTGCTGGTTGCTCCATACCAGCACCGCGTGCGTGTCCTTTTGCACGGCGTAAACGGCATGATCATTGACCACGCCTCTGCCGCCCTCCCAGCCGTTGAAGGAGGCTGGCTCGGTGGCGTCGATAGGCGCAGCCCAATCTACTGCGGCGCGCGCGTCTTCGACCGTGGGCATATCGCGCACGATGACGGTGGCCTGAGGATCGTCCTGGTAGGACCAGAAAACGCAGGCCGGGGTGGGAAACCGCGTATCGATGCCCTGCTTTGTCAAGCGCTGGCCATTGGTTTCTTCGAGCCAGCCGGGGCCAATATAGGGGCAATCGCTCCAGTCGTTGACCTCTGCGGTCTGGGCCACGTTGACCTTTGGTGACTCCGAAGATTCTGGCGTCGTGATCGGCGCAGGGGCGGGCTCGGATGAATCGCAGCTGGCAATCCCAAA from Corynebacterium tuberculostearicum includes the following:
- a CDS encoding class E sortase, whose translation is MTKVLGELMLTIGVVLLLFAFYEAYWTNVESGQLQEEASTHLEEQWRNPRQKLEPELGEAFAQLYIPTFGSDYHFAIIEGTDEDDLLRGPGRYVDSQMPGEMGNFAVAGHRVGKGAPFNDLGKLKTCDDLVVETQTERITYRVLPIDGEQAGCFNGIPPEYSHVAGRHITTPGDVSVTNPVPESDAEPSREILTLTTCHPQFSNAERMIVHAMEVEKEEK
- a CDS encoding DUF2020 domain-containing protein, whose product is MRKSLLPLLALATFGIASCDSSEPAPAPITTPESSESPKVNVAQTAEVNDWSDCPYIGPGWLEETNGQRLTKQGIDTRFPTPACVFWSYQDDPQATVIVRDMPTVEDARAAVDWAAPIDATEPASFNGWEGGRGVVNDHAVYAVQKDTHAVLVWSNQQQTVKSEQIAQEAIANLGL